One Cryptomeria japonica unplaced genomic scaffold, Sugi_1.0 HiC_scaffold_124, whole genome shotgun sequence DNA window includes the following coding sequences:
- the LOC131865859 gene encoding uncharacterized protein LOC131865859, whose protein sequence is MVTNKGDCTTNLQGFSQHTPITVNAKDGTEASKSDEVTNLKRLNEHLLTTITNDRKEIDGLKNKLRLCDDANNKLLETVTSDKNKWISCEKDMKGTISELEYKLKEARNLSENHEMLFSQLGREKSLLENRLKESSDVIQELQGLKSELDQTKQLSENLGKLCAQLGQEKNELENNLKKSNDVIKELQNKVTEDRSLWDASKTKLEGTIVEVENKLDSVVQERNVLSQKHKDLCGSYRNEKKGWKKCNGGANMKLKAKMTENQGLWDSYRVNLEGKVAELQNEMTNSKSLNERLLTTITNDRKEIDGLKNKLIMCDDANNKLLETITSDKNKWTSYEKKMKSTISELGQGKNELENDLKKSNDVIRELQDKMTEDRSLWDASKTKLEATIVEVQTKLDTVVKERNELSQKHEDLYTSYRNDKNELKKCNDGAMKLKAKMAEDKGLWDSCRANLKGKVARLQNEILDERKSSQKHQELLTKLRQEKIEMENKFIKINDTTKKLNAKITEDKLLWDSCQEKLEKQVSELQNELNEARVFSQGREELCSELRRAKTDLEEKVLQLEGDLNEARILIKKHEELRSELMKEKNEMQNKVTECNDETEELKAKLAERGFLWDSSKTELEATVAGLQNELKETRLLSLKHEEACIQLRHEKTKLEDELKDLDDTNEELHAKMTENGWLWDTCKANLEGTVIKLQKKLNETKILAHNNQVLYNEISREKSEMETNFHQSINEAKQLKDKIAEEGHLWDISKREFEVTFAKLQNELNEARMLSQKHEDSWSQSEQEKTELENNFNQSINEIQQLKEKLAEDRHKWDSYKREFEITIAKLQNELNEARMLSQKHEDLWSQSEQEKNDLEKTLIGLQNEVDETKILTVKDQELCKVLREENNRIGNKLKQCNDSIGKLNTKVKEDQLLWVCNKEDLESRVAVVQYEKETLIQEYKALWAHLRDEKYELEEKLKECNDRNKELHAQMREDCRLWEACKAKFENSAARLQNNFNKSINEIKQLKEKLAEDKHMWNTSKGEFEVTIAKLQNELNEARMLSHKHEDLCSQSEHEKYELEKTFIRLQNKLDETNILREKDQELCNVLREENNWLGNKLKDCNDRIAELNKKIEEDERLWVTNKSDLERKVAGLQSEKGVLSKEYKLLWAHLTDEKDELENKLRECKDRNMELHAQMREDCRLWEACKANFEDSVAGLQNKLDLMTNEGMILSQEYVELCIECEFLKAQLGDYNDILSSMEDETRSLISLSESNANTVEALQTQVRMITHEHTHLSMKYEELTNENESQKLKLENYNHRLDSVKNERNSLRSTSESREEALLQENGSLKQQVHELQSKLGMWANDYKQVPTDDMLDSETEERQLLTSLSETSDKVMEDPVIENRTVKREALQLYQENQQLQKDISSKKSLIQTKDGNITELNAKKIKLKNAVEVLEEIGRKNTQVLKEYGGIREEQVTRKESEEKRKEGSGRVSHRNQTAFIGNLMSCILLDIEKSDVSRCLSTATKNIILPSDALLCGCPYGWFGGIV, encoded by the coding sequence ATGGTAACTAATAAAGGCGATTGTACAACAAATTTGCAGGGTTTTAGCCAACACACACCGATAACAGTAAATGCAAAAGATGGCACAGAAGCGAGCAAAAGTGATGAGGTGACAAATTTGAAAAGACTGAATGAACATTTACTGACTACAATTACCAATGATAGAAAAGAAATAGACGGGTTGAAAAACAAATTGAGATTGTGTGATGATGCCAATAACAAATTGCTTGAAACGGTGACGTCAGATAAAAACAAGTGGATTTCTTGTGAAAAGGATATGAAAGGTACAATTTCAGAGTTAGAATATAAGCTCAAAGAAGCCAGAAATTTGAGTGAGAATCATGAAATGTTGTTCAGTCAATTGGGACGAGAAAAAAGTCTGTTGGAAAATAGGTTGAAAGAAAGTAGTGATGTAATTCAGGAATTACAAGGGCTTAAAAGTGAGCTTGATCAAACAAAACAATTGAGTGAGAATCTTGGAAAATTGTGTGCTCAATTAGGGCAGGAAAAAAATGAGCtggaaaataatttgaaaaaatccAATGATGTGATTAAGGAATTACAAAATAAAGTGACCGAGGATAGGAGCTTGTGGGATGCTTCCAAAACAAAATTGGAAGGAACAATTGTGGAGGTAGAAAATAAGCTTGATTCTGTGGTGCAGGAAAGAAATGTATTGAGTCAGAAACATAAGGACTTATGCGGTAGCTACAGAAATGAAAAAAAAGGGTGGAAAAAATGCAATGGTGGTGCTAATATGAAATTAAAAGCAAAGATGACTGAGAATCAGGGATTGTGGGATTCATATAGGGTGAATTTGGAAGGAAAAGTCGCGGAGCTGCAGAATGAGATGACAAATTCGAAAAGCCTGAATGAACGTTTACTGACTACAATTACCAATGATAGAAAAGAAATAGATGGGTTGAAAAACAAATTGATAATGTGTGATGATGCCAATAACAAATTGCTTGAAACAATCACTTCAGATAAAAACAAGTGGACTTCTTATGAGAAAAAGATGAAAAGTACAATTTCAGAGTTAGGGCAGGGAAAAAACGAGCTGGAAAATGATTTGAAAAAATCCAATGATGTGATTAGGGAGTTACAAGATAAAATGACTGAAGATAGGAGCTTGTGGGATGCTTCCAAGACAAAACTGGAAGCGACAATTGTGGAGGTACAAACTAAGCTTGACACTGTAGTGAAGGAAAGAAATGAATTGAGCCAGAAACATGAGGACTTGTACACTAGCTACAGAAATgacaaaaatgaattgaaaaaatGCAATGATGGTGCTATGAAATTAAAAGCAAAGATGGCTGAGGATAAGGGATTGTGGGATTCATGTAGGGCGAATTTGAAAGGAAAAGTTGCACGGCTGCAAAATGAGATCCTTGACGAAAGAAAATCTAGCCAGAAACACCAAGAATTGTTGACTAAATTGAGGCAAGAAAAAATTGAGATGGAAAATAAGTTCATAAAAATCAATGATACTACTAAGAAATTGAATGCAAAGATTACTGAAGATAAGCTGTTGTGGGATTCTTGTCAGGAGAAGTTGGAAAAACAGGTTTCAGAGCTACAAAATGAGCTTAATGAAGCAAGGGTATTCAGCCAAGGACGTGAAGAACTGTGCAGTGAGCTGAGACGAGCAAAAACTGATTTGGAAGAAAAAGTTTTACAGCTCGAAGGTGATCTTAATGAAGCAAGAATTTTGATTAAGAAACATGAAGAATTGCGCTCTGAATTAATGAAAGAAAAGAACGAAATGCAAAATAAGGTAACAGAATGCAATGATGAGACTGAAGAATTGAAGGCAAAATTGGCTGAACGTGGGTTCTTGTGGGATTCTTCTAAGACAGAGTTGGAAGCCACTGTTGCAGGGCTGCAAAATGAGCTCAAAGAAACAAGATTGTTGAGCCTGAAACATGAAGAAGCATGCATTCAACTAAGGCATGAGAAAACAAAATTGGAAGACGAGTTGAAAGACTTGGATGATACGAATGAGGAATTACATGCCAAAATGACTGAAAACGGTTGGCTTTGGGATACTTGTAAGGCGAATTTAGAAGGTACAGTAATAAAGCTGCAGAAAAAGCTTAATGAAACAAAGATTCTGGCCCACAATAATCAAGTCTTATACAATGAAATAAGTAGAGAAAAAAGTGAGATGGAAACTAATTTTCATCAATCCATCAATGAAGCTAAACAATTAAAGGATAAAATAGCTGAAGAAGGGCACTTGTGGGATATATCTAAGCGAGAATTTGAAGTTACATTTGCAAAACTGCAAAATGAGCTTAATGAAGCGAGAATGTTAAGCCAGAAGCATGAAGATTCGTGGTCTCAGTCAGAACAGGAAAAAACTGAGTTGGAAAATAATTTTAATCAATCTATTAATGAAATTCAGCAATTAAAGGAAAAATTGGCTGAAGATAGGCACAAGTGGGATAGTTATAAGAGAGAATTTGAAATTACAATTGCAAAACTGCAAAATGAGCTCAACGAAGCGAGGATGCTAAGCCAGAAGCATGAAGATTTGTGGTCTCAATCAGaacaagaaaaaaatgatttgGAAAAGACTCTTATAGGGCTACAAAATGAAGTTGATGAAACAAAGATTTTGACAGTGAAAGACCAAGAGCTGTGTAAGGTGCTCAGAGAAGAAAACAATCGGATAGGAAATAAGTTGAAACAATGCAATGACAGTATTGGGAAATTAAATACAAAAGTTAAAGAAGACCAGCTATTGTGGGTTTGTAATAAGGAGGATTTGGAAAGCAGAGTTGCAGTTGTGCAGTATGAGAAAGAGACATTGATCCAGGAATATAAAGCTCTGTGGGCCCATTTAAGAGATGAAAAATATGAGTTGGAAGAAAAACTGAAAGAATGCAACGATAGGAATAAGGAATTGCATGCACAGATGAGAGAAGATTGCCGCTTGTGGGAAGCTTGTAAGGCAAAATTTGAAAACTCTGCTGCAAGGCtacaaaataattttaataaatccATTAATGAAATTAAACAATTAAAGGAAAAATTGGCTGAAGATAAGCACATGTGGAATACTTCTAAGGGAGAATTTGAAGTTACAATTGCAAAACTGCAAAATGAGCTTAATGAAGCGAGAATGTTAAGCCATAAGCATGAGGATTTGTGCTCCCAATCAGAACATGAAAAATATGAGTTGGAAAAGACTTTTATACGGCTACAAAATAAGCTTGATGAAACAAACATTTTGAGAGAGAAAGACCAAGAATTGTGTAATGTGCTAAGAGAAGAGAATAATTGGTTAGGAAATAAGTTGAAAGACTGCAATGATAGGATTGcggaattaaataaaaaaattgaagaagacGAGAGGTTGTGGGTTACTAATAAGTCTGATTTGGAAAGAAAAGTTGCAGGTCTGCAGTCTGAGAAAGGGGTATTGAGCAAGGAATATAAACTTCTGTGGGCCCATTTAACAGATGAAAAAGATGAGTTGGAAAACAAACTGAGAGAATGCAAAGATAGGAATATGGAATTGCATGCACAGATGAGAGAAGATTGCCGCTTGTGGGAAGCTTGTAAGGCAAACTTCGAAGACTCTGTTGCAGGTTTACAAAATAAGCTCGATTTGATGACTAATGAAGGAATGATTTTGAGCCAAGAATATGTAGAACTGTGCATTGAATGCGAATTTTTGAAGGCACAGCTGGGAGATTATAATGATATACTAAGCTCTATGGAAGATGAAACAAGGAGTCTAATCTCTCTCTCAGAGAGCAATGCAAACACAGTGGAGGCCTTGCAAACTCAAGTGCGAATGATCACCCATGAACATACACATTTGAGCATGAAATATGAAGaacttacaaatgaaaatgaatctCAGAAATTGAAATTGGAAAATTATAATCATAGGCTTGATTCAGTGAAAAATGAGAGGAACTCACTTAGATCTACGTCAGAAAGTAGGGAGGAGGCTTTGCTCCAAGAAAATGGTTCATTGAAACAACAAGTCCATGAGCTTCAAAGCAAGTTGGGTATGTGGGCTAATGATTACAAACAAGTTCCCACTGATGATATGCTCGATTCAGAAACAGAGGAGAGGCAATTACTCACATCTCTATCAGAAACCAGTGATAAAGTGATGGAAGATCCGGTTATAGAGAACAGAACAGTGAAACGAGAAGCCCTTCAACTTTATCAAGAAAACCAACAATTACAAAAGGACATATCTAGTAAAAAGTCATTAATTCAAACAAAAGATGGAAATATTACAGAATTGAATGCAAAAAAGATTAAACTTAAGAATGCTGTCGAAGTGTTGGAAGAGATTGGAAGAAAAAATACCCAAGTactgaaagaatatggaggtatAAGGGAAGAGCAAGTGACGAGAAAGGAAAGTGAGGAGAAAAGGAAGGAGGGCAGTGGGAGGGTTTCACATCGAAACCAAACAGCCTTTATTGGTAATTTGATGTCTTGCATTCTTCTAGATATTGAGAAGTCTGACGTAAGCAGATGCTTGTCAACTGCCACaaaaaatatcattcttccttctgatGCACTACTTTGTGGATGTCCTTATGGCTGGTTTGGTGGGATAGTATAA
- the LOC131865860 gene encoding uncharacterized protein LOC131865860 — MVTNKGDCTTNLQGFSQHTPITVNAKDGTEASKSDEVTNLKRLNEHLLTTITNDRKEIDGLKNKLRLCDDANNKLLETVTSDKNKWISCEKDMKGTISELEYKLKEARNLSENHEMLFSQLGREKSLLENRLKESSDVIQELQGLKSELDQTKQLSENLGKLCAQLGQEKNELENNLKKSNDVIKELQNKVTEDRSLWDASKTKLEGTIVEVENKLDSVVQERNVLSQKHKDLCGSYRNEKKGWKKCNGGANMKLKAKMTENQGLWDSYRVNLEGKVAELQNEMTNSKSLNERLLTTITNDRKEIDGLKNKLIMCDDANNKLLETITSDKNKWTSYEKKMKSTISELGQGKNELENDLKKSNDVIRELQDKMTEDRSLWDASKTKLEATIVEVQTKLDTVVKERNELSQKHEDLYTSYRNDKNELKKCNDGAMKLKAKMAEDKGLWDSCRANLKGKVARLQNEILDERKSSQKHQELLTKLRQEKIEMENKFIKINDTTKKLNAKITEDKLLWDSCQEKLEKQVSELQNELNEARVFSQGREELCSELRRAKTDLEEKVLQLEGDLNEARILIKKHEELRSELMKEKNEMQNKVTECNDETEELKAKLAERGFLWDSSKTELEATVAGLQNELKETRLLSLKHEEACIQLRHEKTKLEDELKDLDDTNEELHAKMTENGWLWDTCKANLEGTVIKLQKKLNETKILAHNNQVLYNEISREKSEMETNFHQSINEAKQLKDKIAEEGHLWDISKREFEVTFAKLQNELNEARMLSQKHEDSWSQSEQEKTELENNFNQSINEIQQLKEKLAEDRHKWDSYKREFEITIAKLQNELNEARMLSQKHEDLWSQSEQEKNDLEKTLIGLQNEVDETKILTVKDQELCKVLREENNRIGNKLKQCNDSIGKLNTKVKEDQLLWVCNKEDLESRVAVVQYEKETLIQEYKALWAHLRDEKYELEEKLKECNDRNKELHAQMREDCRLWEACKAKFENSAARLQNNFNKSINEIKQLKEKLAEDKHMWNTSKGEFEVTIAKLQNELNEARMLSHKHEDLCSQSEHEKYELEKTFIRLQNKLDETNILREKDQELCNVLREENNWLGNKLKDCNDRIAELNKKIEEDERLWVTNKSDLERKVAGLQSEEGVLSKEYKLLWAHLTDEKDELENKLRECKDRNMELHAQMREDCRLWEACKANFEDSVAGLQNKLDLMTNEGMILSQEYVELCIECEFLKAQLGDYNDILSSMEDETRSLISLSESNANTVEALQTQVRMITHEHTHLSMKYEELTNENESQKLKLENYNHRLDSVKNERNSLRSTSESREEALLQENGSLKQQVHELQSKLGMWANDYKQVPTDDMLDSETEERQLLTSLSETSDKVMEDPVIENRTVKREALQLYQENQQLQKDISSKKSLIQTKDGNITELNAKKIKLKNAVEVLEEIGRKNTQVLKEYGGIREEQVTRKESEEKRKEGSGRVSHRNQTAFIGNLMSCILLDIEKSDVSRCLSTATKNIILPSDALLCGCPYGWFGGIV; from the coding sequence ATGGTAACTAATAAAGGCGATTGTACAACAAATTTGCAGGGTTTTAGCCAACACACACCGATAACAGTAAATGCAAAAGATGGCACAGAAGCGAGCAAAAGTGATGAGGTGACAAATTTGAAAAGACTGAATGAACATTTACTGACTACAATTACCAATGATAGAAAAGAAATAGACGGGTTGAAAAACAAATTGAGATTGTGTGATGATGCCAATAACAAATTGCTTGAAACGGTGACGTCAGATAAAAACAAGTGGATTTCTTGTGAAAAGGATATGAAAGGTACAATTTCAGAGTTAGAATATAAGCTCAAAGAAGCCAGAAATTTGAGTGAGAATCATGAAATGTTGTTCAGTCAATTGGGACGAGAAAAAAGTCTGTTGGAAAATAGGTTGAAAGAAAGTAGTGATGTAATTCAGGAATTACAAGGGCTTAAAAGTGAGCTTGATCAAACAAAACAATTGAGTGAGAATCTTGGAAAATTGTGTGCTCAATTAGGGCAGGAGAAAAATGAGCtggaaaataatttgaaaaaatccAATGATGTGATTAAGGAATTACAAAATAAAGTGACCGAGGATAGGAGCTTGTGGGATGCTTCCAAAACAAAATTGGAAGGAACAATTGTGGAGGTAGAAAATAAGCTTGATTCTGTGGTGCAGGAAAGAAATGTATTGAGTCAGAAACATAAGGACTTATGCGGTAGCTACAGAAATGAAAAAAAAGGGTGGAAAAAATGCAATGGTGGTGCTAATATGAAATTAAAAGCAAAGATGACTGAGAATCAGGGATTGTGGGATTCATATAGGGTGAATTTGGAAGGAAAAGTCGCGGAGCTGCAGAATGAGATGACAAATTCGAAAAGCCTGAATGAACGTTTACTGACTACAATTACCAATGATAGAAAAGAAATAGATGGGTTGAAAAACAAATTGATAATGTGTGATGATGCCAATAACAAATTGCTTGAAACAATCACTTCAGATAAAAACAAGTGGACTTCTTATGAGAAAAAGATGAAAAGTACAATTTCAGAGTTAGGGCAGGGAAAAAACGAGCTGGAAAATGATTTGAAAAAATCCAATGATGTGATTAGGGAGTTACAAGATAAAATGACTGAAGATAGGAGCTTGTGGGATGCTTCCAAGACAAAACTGGAAGCGACAATTGTGGAGGTACAAACTAAGCTTGACACTGTAGTGAAGGAAAGAAATGAATTGAGCCAGAAACATGAGGACTTGTACACTAGCTACAGAAATgacaaaaatgaattgaaaaaatGCAATGATGGTGCTATGAAATTAAAAGCAAAGATGGCTGAGGATAAGGGATTGTGGGATTCATGTAGGGCGAATTTGAAAGGAAAAGTTGCACGGCTGCAAAATGAGATCCTTGACGAAAGAAAATCTAGCCAGAAACACCAAGAATTGTTGACTAAATTGAGGCAAGAAAAAATTGAGATGGAAAATAAGTTCATAAAAATCAATGATACTACTAAGAAATTGAATGCAAAGATTACTGAAGATAAGCTGTTGTGGGATTCTTGTCAGGAGAAGTTGGAAAAACAGGTTTCAGAGCTACAAAATGAGCTTAATGAAGCAAGGGTATTCAGCCAAGGACGTGAAGAACTGTGCAGTGAGCTGAGACGAGCAAAAACTGATTTGGAAGAAAAAGTTTTACAGCTCGAAGGTGATCTTAATGAAGCAAGAATTTTGATTAAGAAACATGAAGAATTGCGCTCTGAATTAATGAAAGAAAAGAACGAAATGCAAAATAAGGTAACAGAATGCAATGATGAGACTGAAGAATTGAAGGCAAAATTGGCTGAACGTGGGTTCTTGTGGGATTCTTCTAAGACAGAGTTGGAAGCCACTGTTGCAGGGCTGCAAAATGAGCTCAAAGAAACAAGATTGTTGAGCCTGAAACATGAAGAAGCATGCATTCAACTAAGGCATGAGAAAACAAAATTGGAAGACGAGTTGAAAGACTTGGATGATACGAATGAGGAATTACATGCCAAAATGACTGAAAACGGTTGGCTTTGGGATACTTGTAAGGCGAATTTAGAAGGTACAGTAATAAAGCTGCAGAAAAAGCTTAATGAAACAAAGATTCTGGCCCACAATAATCAAGTCTTATACAATGAAATAAGTAGAGAAAAAAGTGAGATGGAAACTAATTTTCATCAATCCATCAATGAAGCTAAACAATTAAAGGATAAAATAGCTGAAGAAGGGCACTTGTGGGATATATCTAAGCGAGAATTTGAAGTTACATTTGCAAAACTGCAAAATGAGCTTAATGAAGCGAGAATGTTAAGCCAGAAGCATGAAGATTCGTGGTCTCAGTCAGAACAGGAAAAAACTGAGTTGGAAAATAATTTTAATCAATCTATTAATGAAATTCAGCAATTAAAGGAAAAATTGGCTGAAGATAGGCACAAGTGGGATAGTTATAAGAGAGAATTTGAAATTACAATTGCAAAACTGCAAAATGAGCTCAACGAAGCGAGGATGCTAAGCCAGAAGCATGAAGATTTGTGGTCTCAATCAGaacaagaaaaaaatgatttgGAAAAGACTCTTATAGGGCTACAAAATGAAGTTGATGAAACAAAGATTTTGACAGTGAAAGACCAAGAGCTGTGTAAGGTGCTCAGAGAAGAAAACAATCGGATAGGAAATAAGTTGAAACAATGCAATGACAGTATTGGGAAATTAAATACAAAAGTTAAAGAAGACCAGCTATTGTGGGTTTGTAATAAGGAGGATTTGGAAAGCAGAGTTGCAGTTGTGCAGTATGAGAAAGAGACATTGATCCAGGAATATAAAGCTCTGTGGGCCCATTTAAGAGATGAAAAATATGAGTTGGAAGAAAAACTGAAAGAATGCAACGATAGGAATAAGGAATTGCATGCACAGATGAGAGAAGATTGCCGCTTGTGGGAAGCTTGTAAGGCAAAATTTGAAAACTCTGCTGCAAGGCtacaaaataattttaataaatccATTAATGAAATTAAACAATTAAAGGAAAAATTGGCTGAAGATAAGCACATGTGGAATACTTCTAAGGGAGAATTTGAAGTTACAATTGCAAAACTGCAAAATGAGCTTAATGAAGCGAGAATGTTAAGCCATAAGCATGAGGATTTGTGCTCCCAATCAGAACATGAAAAATATGAGTTGGAAAAGACTTTTATACGGCTACAAAATAAGCTTGATGAAACAAACATTTTGAGAGAGAAAGACCAAGAATTGTGTAATGTGCTAAGAGAAGAGAATAATTGGTTAGGAAATAAGTTGAAAGACTGCAATGATAGGATTGcggaattaaataaaaaaattgaagaagacGAGAGGTTGTGGGTTACTAATAAGTCTGATTTGGAAAGAAAAGTTGCAGGTCTGCAGTCTGAGGAAGGGGTATTGAGCAAGGAATATAAACTTCTGTGGGCCCATTTAACAGATGAAAAAGATGAGTTGGAAAACAAACTGAGAGAATGCAAAGATAGGAATATGGAATTGCATGCACAGATGAGAGAAGATTGCCGCTTGTGGGAAGCTTGTAAGGCAAACTTCGAAGACTCTGTTGCAGGTTTACAAAATAAGCTCGATTTGATGACTAATGAAGGAATGATTTTGAGCCAAGAATATGTAGAACTGTGCATTGAATGCGAATTTTTGAAGGCACAGCTGGGAGATTATAATGATATACTAAGCTCTATGGAAGATGAAACAAGGAGTCTAATCTCTCTCTCAGAGAGCAATGCAAACACAGTGGAGGCCTTGCAAACTCAAGTGCGAATGATCACCCATGAACATACACATTTGAGCATGAAATATGAAGaacttacaaatgaaaatgaatctCAGAAATTGAAATTGGAAAATTATAATCATAGGCTTGATTCAGTGAAAAATGAGAGGAACTCACTTAGATCTACGTCAGAAAGTAGGGAGGAGGCTTTGCTCCAAGAAAATGGTTCATTGAAACAACAAGTCCATGAGCTTCAAAGCAAGTTGGGTATGTGGGCTAATGATTACAAACAAGTTCCCACTGATGATATGCTCGATTCAGAAACAGAGGAGAGGCAATTACTCACATCTCTATCAGAAACCAGTGATAAAGTGATGGAAGATCCGGTTATAGAGAACAGAACAGTGAAACGAGAAGCCCTTCAACTTTATCAAGAAAACCAACAATTACAAAAGGACATATCTAGTAAAAAGTCATTAATTCAAACAAAAGATGGAAATATTACAGAATTGAATGCAAAAAAGATTAAACTTAAGAATGCTGTCGAAGTGTTGGAAGAGATTGGAAGAAAAAATACCCAAGTactgaaagaatatggaggtatAAGGGAAGAGCAAGTGACGAGAAAGGAAAGTGAGGAGAAAAGGAAGGAGGGCAGTGGGAGGGTTTCACATCGAAACCAAACAGCCTTTATTGGTAATTTGATGTCTTGCATTCTTCTAGATATTGAGAAGTCTGACGTAAGCAGATGCTTGTCAACTGCCACaaaaaatatcattcttccttctgatGCACTACTTTGTGGATGTCCTTATGGCTGGTTTGGTGGGATAGTATAA